The Macaca fascicularis isolate 582-1 chromosome 12, T2T-MFA8v1.1 genome has a segment encoding these proteins:
- the PAX3 gene encoding paired box protein Pax-3 isoform X3: MTTLAGAVPRMMRPGPGQNYPRSGFPLEVSTPLGQGRVNQLGGVFINGRPLPNHIRHKIVEMAHHGIRPCVISRQLRVSHGCVSKILCRYQETGSIRPGAIGGSKPKQVTTPDVEKKIEEYKRENPGMFSWEIRDKLLKDAVCDRNTVPSVSSISRILRSKFGKGEEEEADLERKEAEESEKKAKHSIDGILSERGTTGMISEQSV; this comes from the exons ATGACCACGCTGGCCGGCGCTGTGCCCAGGATGATGCGGCCGGGCCCGGGGCAGAACTACCCGCGCAGCGGGTTCCCTCTGGAAG TGTCCACTCCCCTCGGCCAGGGCCGCGTCAACCAGCTCGGCGGCGTTTTTATCAACGGCAGGCCGCTGCCCAACCACATCCGCCACAAGATCGTGGAGATGGCCCACCACGGCATCCGGCCCTGTGTCATCTCGCGCCAGCTGCGCGTGTCCCACGGCTGCGTCTCCAAGATCCTGTGCAGGTACCAGGAGACCGGCTCCATACGTCCTGGTGCCATCGGCGGCAGCAAGCCCAAG CAGGTGACAACGCCTGACGTGGAGAAGAAAATTGAGGAATACAAAAGAGAGAACCCGGGCATGTTCAGCTGGGAAATCCGAGACAAATTACTTAAGGACGCGGTCTGTGATCGAAACACCGTGCCCTCAG TGAGTTCCATCAGCCGCATCCTGAGGAGTAAATTCGGGAAAGGTGAAGAGGAGGAGGCCGACTTggagaggaaggaggcagaggaaagCGAGAAGAAGGCCAAACACAGCATCGACGGCATCCTGAGCGAGCGAG